One Oncorhynchus gorbuscha isolate QuinsamMale2020 ecotype Even-year unplaced genomic scaffold, OgorEven_v1.0 Un_scaffold_1047, whole genome shotgun sequence genomic window carries:
- the b9d1 gene encoding B9 domain-containing protein 1 isoform X1: MAINNPSVFLLMINGQIEGANFPEYDDLYCKYCFVYGHDWAPTSGLEEGISQITSKGRDSPQRMIWNFPLEITFKSTNPLGWPQIVVSVYGPDTFGNDVVRGYGATHIPFTPGQHNRTIPMFVPESTSRLQKFTR, from the exons ATGGCTATCAACAACCCATCGGTGTTTCTGTTGATGATAAACGGACAGATAGAAGGGGCGAAT TTTCCAGAGTATGATGACCTGTACTGTAAATACTGCTTCGTCTACGGACACGACTGGGCTCCCACCTCG ggtctAGAGGAGGGTATATCTCAGATTACGTCGAAAGGCAGAGACTCTCCTCAGAGAATGATCTGGAATTTTCCTCTGGAGATCACCTTTAAGAGCACCAACCCATTAGGct GGCCTCAGATCGTGGTGAGTGTCTACGGTCCTGATACGTTTGGTAACGATGTGGTCAGAGGATACGGAGCAACACACATCCCCTTCACTCCTGGACA ACACAACAGAACCATCCCAATGTTTGTTCCTGAATCCACATCAAGACTTCAGAAATTCACAAGGTAA
- the b9d1 gene encoding B9 domain-containing protein 1 isoform X2, which produces MAINNPSVFLLMINGQIEGANGLEEGISQITSKGRDSPQRMIWNFPLEITFKSTNPLGWPQIVVSVYGPDTFGNDVVRGYGATHIPFTPGQHNRTIPMFVPESTSRLQKFTR; this is translated from the exons ATGGCTATCAACAACCCATCGGTGTTTCTGTTGATGATAAACGGACAGATAGAAGGGGCGAAT ggtctAGAGGAGGGTATATCTCAGATTACGTCGAAAGGCAGAGACTCTCCTCAGAGAATGATCTGGAATTTTCCTCTGGAGATCACCTTTAAGAGCACCAACCCATTAGGct GGCCTCAGATCGTGGTGAGTGTCTACGGTCCTGATACGTTTGGTAACGATGTGGTCAGAGGATACGGAGCAACACACATCCCCTTCACTCCTGGACA ACACAACAGAACCATCCCAATGTTTGTTCCTGAATCCACATCAAGACTTCAGAAATTCACAAGGTAA